The segment CATTTCGCAGCCCAGGCCCCAGCCGGTGCGGATCGGGCCGTTGGTGTCGCGCGGGCGCCGGCGCAGCGCGGGCCAGTCGACCAGTTCCATGCCTTTCTCGATGCAGGCCTCCAGGCCGTGCCCGATCAGCGGATGGTTGGACGGCGCAATGTCGCCTTCGCGCACGGCGTTCTTCAGCTTCAGCCCGGCGGGGTCCAGGCCCAGGTGCTCGGCGGCCTCGTCCATCTGCACGTCGAGCGCGTAATAGGTCTGGACCACGCCATAGCCGCGGAAGGCGCCGGCGATGGGGCTGTTGGTGTAGACGCAGCGGCCTTCGAGCAACACGTTGTCGCAGCGGTACAGCGAGACCATGGCGGCGGTGCCGACATTGGTCACACCCGGGCCATGCGAGCCATAGGCGCCGGAGTTGAACACCACTTTGGCCTGGCGCGCGGTGATGGTGCCGTCGTTGCGGAAGCCTTGCTTGAGCCAGATCTTCGCCGGATGGCGCGTGCGCCCGCCGAGGAAGGTTTCCTCGCGCGTGTATTCCATGCGCACCGGGCGGCGCGTCTCGCGCGCCAGCAGCGCGCACAGGAACTCCTGCTGGAATAGGTCCTGCTTGGCGCCGAAGCCGCCGCCCATGTGGTCGACCAGCACGCGCACCTTGTGCAGCGGCAGGCCCAGCACCTCGGCCATGATGCCGCGCACCATGAAGGCGGTCTGGGTGGAGATCCACACCGTCAGGTTGCCGTTGCCGTCCCAGCTGGTGGTGCAGACGTTGGGCTCCATGTAGGCGGGGGTGGGGCGGCCGCCTTCGTAGATGCCTTCGAGGATGAAGTCCGCCTCGGCAAAGCCCGCTTCGACGTCGCCGCGCTTGATGATCACCGGCGGCAGCACCAGGTTGCCGCCGGGTTCGCGGTCGTGGATGCGCGGGGCGTCGGAGCGCTCGGCGTCCTCGGTGGTGAAGACGGCGGGCAGCGTTTCGTACTCGACTTCGATCAGCTCGACCGCGCGCTCGGCGATCTCTTCGCTGATGGCGGCCACCGCGGCGACGCCTTCGCCCCAGTAGCGCACCTTGTCGTCCAGGATGTACTGGTCGCAGGTCACCGAGGCGGAGCGCGGGTGGGGCGAGCCGGCGTGCAGCACGCGCGGCACGTTCTCATGGGTCAGCACGGCTTTGACGCCTGGCAATGCCAGCGCACGCGAGGTGTCGATGCGGTGGATTTTCGCGTGCGCGAGGTTGCAGCGCTTCATCTTGCCGAACAGCAGGCCGGGGAAGGGCATGTCGGCAACGTATCTGGCGTTGCCGGTGACCTTGTCGAGCAGGTCGGTGCGCTTGACGCTGTGTCCGATCACGGCGTGGGTCATCATGCCTCCTCGCTGGCGCGGGCCTTGCAGCCCGCGAATTCCATGGCCTCGGCGGTCCTCTCGATGGCCTCGATGATCTTGGTGTAGCCGGTGCAGCGGCAGATATTGCCGGCAATGGCAAAGCGGATTTCGTCGCGCGTGGGACGCGGGTTCTCGTCCAGCAGCGCCTTGGCCATCACCACGAAGCCCGGCGTGCAGAAGCCGCACTGCGCGGCGCCGCACTGCATGAACTGCTCCTGGATCGGGTGCACGGTGTCGGGCGCGGGCTGCACGCCTTCGATGGTGGTGATGTGGCAGCCGTGCGCTTCGGGCGCCAGCACCAGGCAGGAATTCATCGGCTGGCCGTCGATGATGACGGTGCATGAACCGCATTCGCCCACGTCGCAGCCCTTCTTGGTGCCGGTCAGGCAGGCGTCGTTGCGCAGGGCGTCGAGCAGCGTGCCGTGCGGTTCCACCGCCAGTTCGCGCGGTTCGCCGTTGATGACGAGTTCGATTATCTTTCGCATGTTGCGGCCTCCAGGGCTTGTTCCAGGGCGCGGCGGGTCAGCACGCTGACCATCTGCCGCCGGTAGGCTTCGCTGGCGCGCACGTCGCTGATGGGGCGCGCTTCGCCCATGGCGGCGTGCGCGGCCTGCAGGACCAGGGCGTCCGTCACGCGCTGGCCGCGCAGCACCTGCTCGGCACGCACGGCGCGTACCGGGGTCGGGCCGACCGCTGCCAGCACGATGCCGACCTCGGCGCAGTGGCCGTTCTCGACTGTCAGTGATACCGCCACGCCGACGGTGGCCAGTTCCATCTGCACGCGGCGGCCATGCTTGAGGTAGACCTTGCCGGTGTGGGGGCGCGGCGCCGGCACGGTGATGCGGGTGACGATCTCGTCCGGCGCGATGGCGGTCTTGCCGACGCCGGTGACGAAGTCCTCGACGCGCAGCTCGCGCGAGCCTGACAGGCCATACAGGTGTACCGAAGCACCGTCCGCCACCAGCGGCGCGATCGAATCGGCCGACGGTGACGCGCGGCAGACGTTGCCCACCACGGTGGCGCGATGGCGCACCTGGATTGAGGCGAAGTCCGTCACGGCTTTCGCCAGGCTGGCGTAATGGCGCTGCACGAAGCCCGAGGTCTCCACCGCGCGCGTGGTCACCAGCGCGCCGATGCGCAGGCCGTTGACGGGGTCGAACGTCAGCACGTCCATGCCCGGGATCTTCTTGATATTGATCACCTGCTCGGGCTTGCGCACGGACTCCTTGATCTGGACCAGCAGGTCCGTGCCGCCGGCCAGCACGCTGGCCTTGCCGCCGCACCGGTGCAGCATGGCCGAGGCTTCCGCCAGCGTTGCCGGTTCGAAATATTCAAACGCTCTCATTGCTCCTCCTGGTCTGTGCCATCGGCGTCTGCCTGTCGTGTGGGGCGCGCACCGTTGAAGTCATCATGGGCGGATGGGCTTCATCGGTAAAGACCCGGAAACGGATTAATTGATCGTGTTACCCTCTGAATCAGACGCGCCGGCCAATCTGGCAAGACAAGTGCGCACCCCGACATCCCGGAGGTAGACAACGTGCCAAACATCAGCAACATGAACGTGTCGCTGCGCCAGCTGCGCGCGTTCATCGCCGTGGCGCAGGAGCGCCACTTCACCCGCGCGGCCGAGAAGCTGGACCTGTCGCAGTCGTCGGTCAGCGCGCTGATCCACGAGCTGGAAGGCAACCTCGGCCTGAAGCTGTTCGACCGCCACACGCGCCAGCTGCACATCACGCAGGCGGGCGCGGAGCTGCTGCCGCTGGTGAAGAAGGCGGTGGCCGATATCGACAGCGTGATCGAGAACTCCAGCGAGCTGCGCACGCTGGGGCGCGGGCGCGTGTCGATCTCGGCGTCGTCGATCCAGGCCGCGCTGATGCTGCCGCGCGTGATCCGCGAGTTCTGCGTGAGCCATCCCGGCGTGAAGGTGGAACTGCACGACGTGTCCGAGCATGAGGTGACCAAGATGGTCAGCTCGGGCGAGGTGGATTTCGGCATCGGCACCATTCCCGAGGGCCAGCCCGACCTGAGCGCCCACCGGCTGATGTCCGATCCCTTCGTGATCGTGATGCCGGCGCATCATCCGCTGCGGCGGCGCAAGACGCTGCGCTGGGAAGACGTGGCGGGCCTGCCCGTGATCGGGCCGCACAAGGGCAACCCGATCCGCGACTGCCTGGATACCGCGCTGGCCGCGCGCGGCATTTCGCTGCAGCGGGTGCACGAGGTGTTCCTGCCGCTGACCATGGTGGGCATGGTGGATGCCGGGCTGGGCATCGCGGTGATGAGCGCGGCGGTCACGCGGCTGACTTCCGCGCTGGGGCTGGCCACGGTGATGCCGACCGATCCGGTGATCCACCGCGAGATCTCGCTGCTGGTGCACGCGGACCGGTCGCTGTCACCGCCGGCCCAGGCTTTCCGCGACCTGCTCATGCGCTATCGCGCCAAGCTGGCCGACGCAGCCTGACTACGTCATGCCGGCTCCTTCGCCAGCCCGTGGGCCTGGGGGGCCGGCGAGCGGGCGTTGAACAGCAGGTTCAGCAGCACCGCGGTCAGCGTGCCGAGCAGGATGCCGTTCTGGCAGAACTTGGCCAGCAGCTCCGGCATCTGCGCGAAGAACTTGTCCGACACCAGCGGGATCATGCCCAGCGCTACGCTGACGGCGACGATATAGGCGTTCTTCTTGTTCTCGACAAAGTCCACATGGCCGAGGATGCGCACGCCGGTGGCGGCCACCATGCCGAACATCACCAGCGCGGCGCCGCCCAGCACGTATTGCGGGATCGAGGCGGCAAAGAAGGCCAGCTTGGGCAGGCAGCCCAGCACGATGAGGATGCCGCCGGCGGTGGCGCAGACCCAGCGGCTGCGCACGCCGGTGACCTGCACCAGCCCCACGTTCTGCGCGTACGAGGTGTAGGTGAAGGTGTTGAACACCGCTCCCACCAGCGCGCCCACGCCGTCGGCACGCAGGCCGCGCGCGAGGTCGTCGCAGCCCACCGGGCGGCCCACGATCTCGCCTAGCGCCAGGAACTGGCCCACGCCCTCGATCATGATCACGATCATCACCACGCACAGCGTGACCGCGGTCATGGCATCGAAGGTGGGCCAGCCGAAGTGGAAGGGCGTGATGAACTCCACCCAGTGCGCGTTGTGCAGGCCGTCGAAGTTGACCTTGCCCAGCGACAGCGCGATCACGAAGCCCACCGCGATGCCGATCAGCACCGCCACGTTGCACAGGAAACCCCTGGCAAAGGCCACCAGCGCCAGCACCGTGCACAGCACAGCGGTGGCGATGGCGATGTTCACCGGCAGGCCGAAGTTGGGATTGGGCACGGGGCCGGCCGCCGTGTTGATGGTCGGGTTGCCGCCCGCCGCCCAGTTGATGCCGACGCGCATCAGCGAGACGCCGATCACCAGCACCACCGTGCCGGTCACTACCGGCGGGAACCAGCGCACCATCTTGCCGACATAGGGCGCGGCAATGTAGGTGAAGATGCCCGCCACCATCACCGCGCCGAACACGGCCGGCAGGCCCAGCGACGGATTGGAGCCGGTGGCGATGATCGGTGCGATGGCGGTGAAGGTGACGCCCATCATCACCGGCAGGCGGATGCCGACCTTCCAGATGCCGATGCTCTGGATCATCGTCACCAGGCCGCAGCAGAACAGGTCCGCGGCGATCAGGAAGGCCACCTGGTCCTTGGGCAGCTTGAGGGCGCCGCCGATGATCATCGGCACGGCAATGGCGCCGGCATACATCACCAGCACGTGCTGCAGGCCAAGGGCCAGCAGGCGGGTCGGGGGCAGGACCTCGTCGACGGGATGCACGGGGGCATTCCCTTGCGTAGGCAGGGTGGAATTCATACTGTCTCCTTTGGTCGGTACCACGCCGGTCGCGCATTGCGCTCACGTGTCGCCAAGGTCGCCGGCAGTTTCCTTTCCGGGATGGTCAGTGGCCATCCTTCTCGTGCGATGCCCGCGCCTGTCCTGTCTTGTCAGTCCAGCATGACAGCGGCGGCGGGAAGGTACAACGTTCGCGGCGGATTTATCGATCGGGTGAAACGATGAGTCCGCCAGTTTCAGCGGGTTATCCCTTACGGCACGTGGGAGCCCGCGCGTTCCAGCCGCTTCAGCAGTGCTGCCGCGCGCTCCATCGCGGCAGGGTCGATGCGAGCGCGGATACCGTCGAAGGCAGGTCCGCGCGTGGCGTCCAGTCCCATGCGTGATGTGGTGCCCACACCCGAGGCCGAGGGGTCGAGTGCGCTGCCAGGCAGGCCGTCGACCACCACCACGTCCAGGTGCGGTTGCAGGTGCGTGGCCATCGCCCACAGCACTTCTTCATCGCGGGTGATGTCGACGTCCTCGTCCACCGCGACCACCGTCTTCAGGTACGGATCCCAGCCGAGCAGGCCCAGCATCACCTGGCGCGCCTCGCCTGGGCGGCTCTGGCGCAGCGCCACGTAGGCGTGGAAGTGCGTACCGGAGCTGGGGTAGTGCACGGCGGTGACGCCGGGGAAGCGCTCCCTGAGCTTGTCGACCATCTCCGATTCGCGCGGGATGCGGCCCAGGTTCAGGTGTTCGGCCGAGTTGCCGCCGACCACGTCGACCAGCCATGCATCGGTGCGGCGCATCACGCTTTCCACGCGCAGCAGGTTGTTGGTCGAGCGGTCCGACGAATAGCCGGTGAATTCACCGAAGGGGCCTTCGTCGACGCGCGCGTCGGGATCAATCACGCCTTCAAGCACGATCTCCGCATGCGCCGGCACCAGGATGCCGTGGCGCGGCGTGCGTACCGCTTCCAGCGGCGCGCCGAACAGGCCGCCGGCAACGTGGCGCTCGTCCACGCCGTAGGGCAGCCGCGCAGCGCCGGCCAGCATGAACAGCGGATGCGCGCCGATCACCATGGCCACCGGCAGCGGCCGGCCCAGTTCGGTGGCGCGCTGCTGCATGCGCCACAGGTGCCCGCGCGAATGCAGGCTGGTGGCGATCTCGGTCGGCGAGTGCAGCATCGAGCGGTGGTAGCTGGCGTTGCCGATGCCGGTGTCGGGGTCTTCCGCGATCAGGATCGCGTTGGTGATGTATGGGCCGCGGTCGGTGGCGAAGTGCTTGATCGCCGGGATCGTGCGCAGGTCGATGTGTTCAGTCTCGACATGGCCGGTGACGGCGCCGCTGTCCAGCACGCGCGGCGCCACCATGCGGCGGCTGCGGGTCTGGTATTCGCCATGGATGCCGGCGGGCGCCACGCCGCCCAGCATGCGCCCCACGCGCTCGCGCGAGGCGAAGAGGTTGGTCGCCAGCGACGTGCCCAGCCCTTCGACATGGTCGAACAGCAAGGCCGGATGGCGGCCCTGCGCGGCCAGCGCCCACACCAGTGCGGTCGGGTCCTGGTCCGCGCCGACCGGCTCGCGGATATGCAGCACGTCTTCGGGAAAGGCCTCGCGGTAGGCGGCCAGGAACTGGTGGAAGTCCTGCGAGGTGTCGTGAAAGGGCTTGCGCGCCGATGCCGCTGAGGCGAAGGGCGCTGAGGGTGAGTTCATGGATCGGCTCCTGTGGTCAGGGTTGGCCAGGGCGAAGGCTGCCCCGGCGGCCGGGAGTGCTCCCGGCCGCCGTGCCGTGCCTGCCTGCCGAACAGCTAGCGACTACATGTCAGCGCGTGCTGGCGTACGTATCCTTCAGCCGCGCCAATGCCTCTTGCTGCGTCCTGGGCGGCGCCGTGGTCTCGATGCCGACCAGCCGGGCGATGTTGTTGCCCATGTAGTCCTCCAGCCCGTCCTCGTCCAGGTCCATGCCCTGCGGCGCGGGACCGCACAGCATCTCCAGCTCGCGCAGCCACATGCCGGGCTCGTTGGGCGGGGTGTCGGTGCCGAACACGATCTTGTCGCGCGGCAGCTGGCGCGCGAACTCGACGATGCGCGACTGGAAGCACCAGCCCGATTCGCAATACACGTTGGGCGTGTCCATTGCCATCCAGAAGGCCTCGAACGAGTAGTTGCCGCCGGTCTGGATGCCGAAGTGGCCGATGATGAAATTGACCATCGGGAATTCGCGGATGATCGGGTAGAACATCGTCGGGATGGTGTACGGGCCGTCGCCGGTGTGGATCAGCACCACCACGTTGTACTTGGCGCAGACCTTCATCGCCGGGCGCAGCCAGTCCAGCGCGCGGTCGGGGCGGTAGCCGTGCATGTTGGCATGCAGCTTGAGCATCTTGAAGCCGTATTCCTTGACGTGGAATTCCAGCTCCTGCGCGCCTTCTTCCGGGCCCCAGCGCGGGTTGAAGGTGAAGTTGCCGATAAAGCGGTCGGGGTACTTCTGGCAGAGCTCCGCGATGTAGGCCATGTAGTCGCGGATGCCTTCGCGCCCGCGGCGGTTGCCGTCGCGGTAGCCGGTGTTGCCCGGCGGCGGCTGGATAAAGCCCATGTCGATGCGGCGCGGCTTGCCGTTGATCATGTAGGGGCCGTCCATCATCTTGAGCATGCGCTCGCCGTTGAAGGGCTCGCCGGTGTGGCGCCAGGCCTCGTCGACGAGATTGGTCGGGTGCAGATGGGTATCGATAATCATGTTGTGTGCTCCGGAGTCCGTTGTCGGTGGCGCGGGCCTGTGCGCTTACGCGGCCAGGCGTGCTTTCGCTTCTTCGAGCGTGCGCGGGACCGGCGTCGGTTCCAGGCCGATCATCCGGGCGACGTTGTTGCCGAGGTAGTCTTCCAGCGTGTCTTCATCCAGGTTCAGGCCCTGCGGCGGCTCGAAGCACAGCACTTCCAGCAGGCGCAGCCACATGCCGGGCTCGTTGGGCGGGGTGTCGGAGCCGAACAGGATCTTGTGCTTGGGCAGCACCTTGGCGAACTCGACGATGCGCGACTGCAGGCACCAGCCCGATTCGCAGTACACGTTGGGCATGTCCATGGCCATCTGGAACGGCTCGAAGCAATACACGCCGCCGGTCTGCACGCCGAAGTGGGCCATGATGAAGTTCACCGTCGGGAACTCCTTCATCATCGGCACCCATTCGGTCGGGATGCTGTAGGGGCCGTCGCCGGTATGCAGCTTGACCAGCACGCCCAGCTCGGCGCACTTCTGCAGTGCCGGGCGCAGCCAGTCGAGGGCGCGGTCCGGGCGGTAGGCATGCATGTTGGCCTGGAACTGGACCATCTTGAAGCCCAGCTTCCTCACGTAGTGCTCCATGGCGTTGACGCCGTTCTCGACGCCGCAGCGCGGGTTGTAGACGAAGCAGCCGATAAAGCGTTCCGGATACTTCTTCACCATCTCCGCGGTGTAGGCCATGTACGCGTCGATGGACTCGCTGCCTGACTTCACGCCGTCGGTGTAGGTGTAGATGGTGTTGCCCTGCGGGGGCTGGATAAAGGCTTTGTCGATGCGGCGCGGCTTGCCGTTGATGGTGAACGGGCCGTCCATCATCTGGATCAGGCGCTCGCCGGTGAACGGGTCGCCGTCGTGGCGCCAGGCCAGGTCCACCAGGTTGGTCGGATAACAGCTGGTGTCGATGATCATGGGAGATCCCCTAACAATGACTAGGTTGGACACGCATGCGGCGGGCGTGCGCGAACAACGCCGCGGGGCCGGCCTTGCATGCTGCTATCGGGAGTCTTTGTCAGGGGAGCTGTTGGACCACTGCGCCACCGACGAAACCCTCCGTCAGTGAGCAATCTCCAGTTGAACCTCGCGGCATTGCGCCGCTGCTGTCCAATCGACCGCTTCTACCCACGCGCTCTTTATACCTAGCGCGCAAGCGTTGCGTCAAGCGCATCATGTGTTGCGCCGCACGAACAGCGGGCGCACGTGCATTCCAACCATGGTACGAATCCGCTACATTGCATAAACCGTGGTGGCAGGCCCGCCGGCGCGGGGCAGGGAGAACTCGGGCCGATTGCTTTGAACGGGGTTTATCACGGGGAAGGGTGAAAAACATGCACGGCAACTATGCGGTGATGGCGGGGGCCATGCTGTCTGTTGCGCTGTCGATGGCGCTGGGCGGCTGCGGCGGGGATGGGGGCCAGACGGAGATGGTGTCGCCGACTGCGACGACCACGGCGGCCACGACAACAAAATACGGGGTCACGGAAACCACCACCAGCGCCACCACGCGCTGGGCACCGGCGCTGACCGATACCTGGCAGATCCAGCTGACCGGCAAGCTCAACACCAGCTATGCGGTGACTGCCTATGACTTCGACCTGTTCGATACGCCGCAGGCCACTATCGCTGCGCTCAAGGCCCAGGGCCGGCGCGTGATCTGCTATTTCTCCGCGGGCAGCTCCGAGGACTGGCGCCCCGACTACAACCAGTTTGCCGCCGCGGACATGGGCGCGCCGCTGTCGGGCTGGGCGGGCGAGCGCTGGCTCGATACGCGCTCGGCCAACGTGCGCCGCATCATGCAGGCGCGCATGGACCTGGCGGTCAGCAAGGGCTGCGACGCGGTCGATCCGGACAACGTCGATGGCTATACCAACAGCACCGGCCTGCCGCTGACGGCCGAGACCCAGCTCGACTACAACCGCTTCCTGGCGGCCGAGGCGCATGCGCGCGGGCTGGCGGTGGGGCTGAAGAACGATGTGGAGCAGGTGGCGGACCTGGCGGCGAGCTTCGATTTCGCCATCAACGAGCAGTGCTTCCAGTACCGGGAGTGCGGCGCCTATACGGCGTTCACGGGGCAGGGCAAGCCGGTGTTCCAGATCGAGTACGCCACCAAGTACAAGGACGCGGCCACGCGCGCCGGGCTGTGCGCCAAGGCGCAGGCCGCCAACCTGCGCACGCTGGTGTTGCCCAAGACCCTGAACGGCTCGTTCCGCTACGCCTGCGACGCCTGAGTGCCTGCGCCGGCGGGGGCGGCGCGTTCCAGCTCCCGCCAGGCCAGGTAGAGCCGGGTATCGAATTCCAGCTGGTGGTAGCGCGGCTCCATGTGTTCACAGAGCCGGTAGAAGGCCTTGTCGTGATCGCTCTCCTTCAGGTGGGCGAGCTCGTGCACGACGATCATGCGCAGGAATTCCGGCGGCGCTTCCTTGAACAGCGACGCCACGCGGATTTCCTTCTTGGCCTTGAGCTTGCTGCCCTGCACGCGCGAGATCGCGGTGTGCAGGCCCAGCGCACGCTGGGCCGAATCGAGGCGCGCATCGAAGCCGACCTTGTGCAGCGGCGGCGCGCTGCGCAGATATTCCTGCTTGATGTCCGTGGTGTACTCGTACAGCGCGCGGTCGGTCTGCACGGTATGGCGCCCGGGGTAACGGCGGGCGATATGGTCCCCGAGCCGGCCGGCGGCGATCAGCTCGCGCACCTGCTCCAGCACGCCGGGCGGGTAGCCGCCCAGGAAGCGCATCGGGTCCTTGCCGGCGGGGCGCCAGGTTTCCCTCACGGCAGTGGCCTGCTCAGTGGTGGTGATGGTGGTGCATCCAGCTGTTGTCCAGCGAGTTGACGAAGGACTCGACCGCGTCCTTGTCGCCGGTGGCGTGACGCATCATCTCGCCGCACTTGCAGAAGCCCTGGTACGGGGTGATGTGCGAGCAGGCCGACGTCTTCTGCAGGTACAGCGTGACGGGTTTGGTGCACTTCTTGCACTTGAACTTCAGGGTCAGGGCGGGTTTGCTCATGGCGATGGCTCGGGAAATCGGCGAAAAATCGAACCTGTCATTGTACCGGCCAGGGCGGAATCGAGCAGCGCTGCCTCAGCGCGCCGCGCCTGCCTGATACACTCCCGCCATTCCCGAACAACCCTCCAACACGCACCCATGGCACAGTACGTTTTCACCATGAACCGCGTGGGCAAGATCGTCCCGCCCAAGCGTCACATCCTGAAGGACATCTCGCTGTCGTTCTTCCCCGGCGCCAAGATCGGCGTGCTGGGCCTGAACGGCTCGGGCAAGTCCACGGTGCTCAAGATCATGGCCGGCCTCGATAAGGAAATCGAGGGCGAAGCCACGCCGATGCCGAACCTGAACATCGGCTACCTGCCGCAGGAACCGCAACTCAATCCCGAGCAGACCGTGCGCGAATCGGTGGAAGAGGCGCTGGGCGGCGTGTTCGAGGCGCGCAAGAAGCTCGACGAGATCTACGCGGCCTATGCCGAACCGGACGCCGACTTCGATGCACTGGCCGCCGACCAGGCCAAGTACGAAGCCATCCTGGCCGCCAGCGACGGCAACAATGTCGAACTGCAGCTGGAAATCGCCGCCGACGCGCTGCGCCTGCCGCCGTGGGACGCCAGGATCGAGCATCTCTCCGGCGGTGAAAAGCGCCGCGTGGCGCTGTGCCGCCTGCTGCTGTCGCGCCCCGACATGCTGCTGCTGGACGAGCCGACCAACCACCTGGATGCGGAATCGGTGGAATGGCTGGAACAGTTCCTGACGCGCTTTCCGGGCACCGTGGTGGCCGTGACCCACGACCGCTACTTCCTCGACAACGCCGCCGAGTGGATCCTGGAACTGGACCGCGGCCAGGGCATCCCCTGGAAGGGCAACTACAGCTCGTGGCTGGACCAGAAGGAAGCGCGCCTGAAGCAGGAAGAGGCCAGCGAATCGGCCCGCCAGAAGGCGCTGCACAAGGAGCTGGAGTGGGTGCGCCAGAACCCGAAGGGCCGCCAGGCCAAGTCCAAGGCGCGTCTGGCCCGCTTTGACGAACTGAACAGCCAGGACTACCAGAAGCGCAACGAAACCCAGGAAATCTTCATCCCGGTGGGTGAGCGCCTGGGCAACGAGGTGATCGAGTTCGACGGCGTGAGCAAGGGCTACGGCGACCGTCTGCTGATCGACAACCTCAGCTTCAAGGTGCCGCCGGGCGCCATCGTCGGCATCATCGGCCCGAACGGTGCCGGCAAGTCGACCTTCTTCCGCATGCTGACCGGCAAGGAACAGCCCGACAGCGGCGAGATCAAGATCGGGCCGACCGTGAAGATGGCCTTTGTCGACCAGAGCCGCGACGCGCTTGATGGCACCAAGACCGTGTTCGAAGAGATCTCGGGCGGCTCCGACATCCTGACGGTGGGCAG is part of the Cupriavidus necator genome and harbors:
- a CDS encoding M48 family metallopeptidase — encoded protein: MRFLGGYPPGVLEQVRELIAAGRLGDHIARRYPGRHTVQTDRALYEYTTDIKQEYLRSAPPLHKVGFDARLDSAQRALGLHTAISRVQGSKLKAKKEIRVASLFKEAPPEFLRMIVVHELAHLKESDHDKAFYRLCEHMEPRYHQLEFDTRLYLAWRELERAAPAGAGTQASQA
- the ettA gene encoding energy-dependent translational throttle protein EttA, with product MAQYVFTMNRVGKIVPPKRHILKDISLSFFPGAKIGVLGLNGSGKSTVLKIMAGLDKEIEGEATPMPNLNIGYLPQEPQLNPEQTVRESVEEALGGVFEARKKLDEIYAAYAEPDADFDALAADQAKYEAILAASDGNNVELQLEIAADALRLPPWDARIEHLSGGEKRRVALCRLLLSRPDMLLLDEPTNHLDAESVEWLEQFLTRFPGTVVAVTHDRYFLDNAAEWILELDRGQGIPWKGNYSSWLDQKEARLKQEEASESARQKALHKELEWVRQNPKGRQAKSKARLARFDELNSQDYQKRNETQEIFIPVGERLGNEVIEFDGVSKGYGDRLLIDNLSFKVPPGAIVGIIGPNGAGKSTFFRMLTGKEQPDSGEIKIGPTVKMAFVDQSRDALDGTKTVFEEISGGSDILTVGRYETPSRAYIGRFNFKGGDQQKQVGTLSGGERGRLHMAKTLIAGGNVLLLDEPSNDLDVETLRALEDALLEFAGCVMVISHDRWFLDRIATHILAFEGDSHVEFFPGNYQEYEADKKRRLGEEGAKPKRIRYKPIVR